The following are from one region of the Nicotiana tomentosiformis chromosome 7, ASM39032v3, whole genome shotgun sequence genome:
- the LOC104095741 gene encoding kinesin-like protein KIN-5C isoform X1 has product MSNKEKGVNVQVLLRCRPFSNDELRNNAPQVVTCNDYQREVAVSQNIAGKHIDRIFTFDKVFGPSAQQRDLYDQAIVPIVNEVLEGFNCTIFAYGQTGTGKTYTMEGECKRSKSGPNGELPQEAGVIPRAVKQIFDTLESQNAEYSVKVTFLELYNEEITDLLAPEDLKVALEDRQKKQLPLMEDGKGGVLVRGLEEEIVTSANEIFTLLERGSAKRRTAETLLNKQSSRSHSLFSITIHIKEATPEGEELIKCGKLNLVDLAGSENISRSGAREGRAREAGEINKSLLTLGRVINALVEHLGHIPYRDSKLTRLLRDSLGGRTKTCIIATVSPAVHCLEETLSTLDYAHRAKNIKNKPEVNQKMMKSTLIKDLYGEIERLKAEVYAAREKNGVYIPKERYYQEENERKAMADQIEQMGVSIENHQKVVPDGESCSCLFPIFSTYVNNNLCLVCNNQQFEELQSRHDSQVQQCSDLTCKLDVTQKQLNQTSKLLAYTEEQLRQSQYTLKERDFIISEQKKAENALAHQACVLRADLEKSIQENASLFQKIAREDKLSTDNRSLVNNFQAELAKQLGSLSSTLATSVCRQTEHLQCVEKFCHNFLDSHDKAVLDLKRKINSSMALYISHFEAMQNVVRLHKATSNATLEEVSTLASSNSISTKEFLDAEAVEANSMFDELQSTLSTHQGEMAHFARELRQRFNDSTEHLTNVSAIIQRFFDKLLDESKRLEKHATTVDEIQTKSIAEFEKAYEEQSKSDAEKLIADVTSLVSNHMRRQKELVGARLVDLRETVSGNRTFLDGHVSSMEGITTDAKRKWQDFYMQAEGETKENADFSAAKHCRMESLMQKCVSTAETALKWWQSTHELVNDMGNQHVLTMHSVVRNICDNNEQHVTDFDSTRESAEEDVKRNSEDIIKSIDSLSGEERGSISGVLDTTSAHSETLDVLKKDHCMQSTSIEQIALETFQQKYMDYEPTGATPIRSEPDVPSKVTIESLRAMPMEVLLEEFRENNSFESFQVKEVKPSLIPRSPFSQINN; this is encoded by the exons ATgtcaaataaggagaaaggtgtaaATGTTCAGGTTCTGCTTCGTTGCAG GCCGTTTAGTAACGATGAGTTGCGGAATAATGCTCCGCAAGTGGTGACTTGCAATGATTATCAGAGAGAGGTCGCCGTTTCTCAGAACATTGCTGGAAAACACATCGATAGGATTTTTACTTTCGATAAG GTTTTTGGTCCCTCAGCACAGCAAAGGGACCTTTATGATCAAGCAATTGTCCCAATTGTCAATGAAGTTTTAGAGGGATTTAACTGTACAATTTTTGCTTATGGGCAAACTGGTACAGGGAAGACATACACTATGGAAGGTGAATGCAAGAGGTCCAAG AGCGGACCTAATGGAGAGCTGCCACAAGAAGCAGGTGTCATACCTAGAGCAGTGAAGCAAATATTTGATACATTGGAGAGTCAAAATGCAGAATACAGTGTGAAAGTTACATTCTTAGAGTTGTATAATGAAGAAATCACTGACTTGTTAGCCCCTGAGGATTTGAAAGTTGCTTTAGAAGACAGGCAGAAGAAACAATTGCCACTTATGGAAGATGGGAAAGGTGGAGTTCTAGTTAGAGGGCTTGAAGAGGAAATTGTGACAAGTGCCAATGAGATATTCACCTTACTTGAAAGGGGATCAGCAAAACGTCGAACTGCAGAAACCTTGCTCAATAAGCAATCAAG TCGGTCACATTCTCTTTTCTCCATAACCATACACATCAAGGAAGCAACCCCTGAAGGCGAAGAACTTATAAAATGTGGCAAGTTAAATTTAGTTGATTTGGCTGGTTCGGAGAACATTTCTCGCTCTGGAGCTAGGGAG GGTCGTGCAAGGGAAGCTGGAGAAATAAACAAAAGTCTACTCACACTTGGACGAGTGATTAATGCCCTTGTTGAGCATCTTGGGCACATCCCGTACAG AGATAGCAAACTTACGCGTTTGCTGCGGGATTCATTAGGCGGAAGAACAAAAACCTGTATAATTGCCACAGTGTCACCTGCTGTGCACTGTCTTGAGGAGACTCTGAGTACACTAGACTATGCACACAGAGCAAAAAACATAAAGAATAAGCCTGAG GTCAatcaaaaaatgatgaaatcaaccctCATCAAGGATTTGTATGGTGAAATTGAGCGGCTTAAAGCAG AGGTGTATGCTGCTCGTGAGAAAAATGGTGTTTATATACCAAAAGAGCGATATTATCAGGAGGAGAATGAGAGAAAG GCTATGGCGGATCAAATTGAACAAATGGGAGTTAGCATAGAAAACCATCAGAAGGTAGTGCCTGACGGAGAATCTTGTAGTTGTCTGTTTCCTATATTTTCCACTTATGTGAATAATAACTTGTGTTTGGTTTGTAATAATCAGCAATTCGAGGAGTTACAAAGTAGACATGACAGTCAGGTTCAGCAGTGCTCAGATTTGACTTGTAAGCTTGATGTAACACAG AAACAATTGAACCAAACAAGCAAATTGCTAGCATACACTGAAGAACAATTAAGACAATCCCAATATACTCTGAAGGAGCGGGATTTCATCATCTCTGAACAAAAAAAAGCTG AAAATGCGCTGGCTCACCAAGCATGTGTTTTACGGGCCGACTTGGAGAAATCAATTCAAGAGAATGCTTCCTTATTTCAAAAAATTG CTAGAGAGGATAAACTCAGTACTGATAATAGGTCTCTGGTAAACAACTTCCAAGCTGAGCTTGCGAAGCAACTTGGTTCTCTTTCCAGCACATTGGCAACTTCAGTGTGTCGACAAACTGAACACCTCCAATGCGTTGAGAAATTCTGTCATAATTTTCTTGATTCACATGACAAG GCTGTCCTAGACTTGAAGAGGAAAATTAATTCTTCAATGGCCTTGTACATATCTCACTTTGAGGCTATGCAAAATGTAGTGAGGCTGCATAAAGCTACCTCTAATGCTACTCTGGAGGAAGTTTCAACTTTGGCATCTTCTAATTCAATTTCCACCAAAGAA TTTTTAGACGCAGAGGCTGTGGAAGCAAATTCAATGTTTGATGAACTTCAGAGCACTTTGTCAACCCACCAAGGAGAGATGGCACATTTTGCTAGAGAGCTCCGTCAG AGATTTAATGACAGTACAGAGCATTTGACAAATGTCTCTGCAATCATTCAAAGATTTTTTGACAAGCTTTTGGACGAATCAAAAAGACTTGAAAAGCATGCAACAACAGTTGATGAGATTCAAACGAAATCTATTGCTGAATTTGAGAAGGCATACGAG GAGCAATCAAAATCAGATGCAGAGAAGCTTATTGCTGATGTGACTTCCTTGGTCTCCAATCACATGCGTCGTCAAAAAGAACTG GTGGGTGCAAGGCTTGTTGATCTTAGAGAAACTGTTTCTGGAAATAGGACATTCTTGGATGGGCATGTATCCTCTATGGAAGGTATTACAACAGATGCAAAAAGAAAATGGCAGGACTTCTATATGCAAGCAGAAGGCGAGACCAAAGAAAATGCTGATTTCTCAGCTGCTAAACACTGCCGAATGGAATCACTCATGCAGAAGTG TGTAAGCACTGCTGAAACAGCTCTGAAATGGTGGCAAAGTACACATGAATTGGTTAACGACATGGGCAATCAACACGTCTTGACAATGCATTCGGTTGTCAG GAACATATGCGATAACAATGAGCAACATGTAACTGATTTTGACTCCACAAGGGAATCTGCTGAAGAAGATGTGAAAAGGAATAGCGAAGATATCATTAAATCTATTGACA GCTTGTCAGGCGAAGAGAGAGGATCTATATCTGGCGTTTTGGATACTACCAGTGCACACTCAGAGACCCTTGATGTACTTAAGAAAGATCACTGCATGCAGTCTACCTCCATTGAACAGATAGCCCTTGAAACTTTTCAGCAGAAGTATATG GATTATGAGCCAACTGGAGCAACACCAATTAGGTCTGAGCCAGATGTACCAAGCAAGGTTACAATTGAGTCGTTGCGTGCCATGCCAATGGAGGTTCTACTAGAGGAATTCCGAGAGAACAATTCATTCGAGTCATTCCAAGTAAAGGAAGTAAAGCCATCACTTATCCCACGATCACCTTTCTCACAGATTAACAATTAG
- the LOC104095738 gene encoding pentatricopeptide repeat-containing protein At4g21065-like codes for MFKSKTPKTFPSNNATLRYSSATSLVDPTTHQELHQHTFSNQPNDISQTPTSQFSQYLDPRFYLSQLLNCKSLYQVKQVHAQITTNGLIKNQIVANKLLYIYSLHKSLDYAYALFCSLSGKNAVSWSVMIGGYAKAGEFINSLRTFREYLRSGDKPDNYTLPFVIRACRDTMDLQMGRKIHNVVYKNGLQSDVFVVAALVDMYSKCKVIGDAKQLFDKMPKRDLVTWTVMIGACTECGDPSEALVLFDQMREEDVVPDKVALVNVVNACAKTGAMHKAKVLHEYIVRNKFSLDVILGTAMVDMYAKCGSVDVAREVFDGLREKNVITWSAMIGAYGYHGQGHEAIDMFPMMLRSGILPNKITFVSLLYACSHSGLVEEGKRLFNSMQNEYGVKPDIKHFTCMVDLLGRAGKIDESLELIDHMAVEKDEGLWGALLGACRIHGHVELAEKAAKSLIELQPQNPGHYVLLSNIYAKAGKWQDVAKIRELMTHQKLKKIPGWTWIEVDNKIHRFSVGDHTHHQSKEIYEKLKCLLEELEAAGYVPDTNFVLHDVDEELKLGNLFSHSEKLAIAFGLISTPEHSTIRIMKNLRVCGDCHTFCKFVSQITSRVIVVRDANRFHHFKEGACSCGDYW; via the coding sequence ATGTTCAAATCCAAAACCCCAAAGACATTTCCCTCCAACAATGCAACACTTCGTTATTCTTCAGCTACCTCCCTAGTTGACCCCACAACTCATCAAGAACTGCATCAACATACCTTTTCAAATCAACCGAACGACATTTCACAaacaccaacttcacaattttctCAATATTTGGACCCAAGATTCTATCTTTCTCAACTTTTAAATTGTAAAAGTCTTTATCAGGTAAAGCAGGTTCATGCTCAGATAACAACTAATGGATTAATTAAAAACCAAATTGTTGCTAACAAACTTTTATACATATACAGTTTGCATAAGTCTTTGGATTATGCTTATGCCTTGTTTTGTAGTTTGAGTGGAAAAAATGCTGTTTCTTGGAGTGTTATGATTGGTGGTTATGCTAAAGCTGGTGAGTTTATCAACAGCTTAAGGACTTTTAGGGAGTATTTAAGATCTGGGGATAAACCAGATAATTATACTTTGCCTTTTGTGATTAGGGCATGTAGGGATACAATGGACCTTCAAATGGGTAGAAAGATTCATAATGTTGTTTACAAAAATGGGTTGCAATCAGATGTTTTTGTGGTTGCAGCACTTGTGgatatgtattcaaaatgtaaGGTTATTGGTGATGCAAAACagctgtttgataaaatgcctaagagGGACCTTGTGACTTGGACAGTCATGATTGGAGCGTGTACGGAGTGTGGGGATCCGAGTGAGGCTTTAGTTTTGTTTGATCAAATGAGAGAGGAAGATGTTGTCCCAGATAAAGTTGCTCTCGTAAATGTAGTAAATGCTTGTGCAAAGACGGGGGCAATGCATAAGGCTAAGGTTTTACATGAATATATAGTGAGGAATAAGTTTTCGTTGGATGTTATCTTGGGGACGGCAATGGTTGACATGTATGCTAAATGTGGATCTGTTGATGTTGCTAGAGAAGTGTTTGATGGTTTGAGAGAAAAGAATGTTATAACTTGGAGCGCGATGATAGGGGCGTATGGTTATCACGGCCAAGGCCACGAAGCTATTGATATGTTCCCTATGATGTTAAGGAGCGGGATATTGCCTAACAAGATCACATTTGTTTCTCTTTTGTATGCGTGTAGTCACAGTGGGCTGGTTGAAGAAGGTAAACGGCTTTTTAATTCTATGCAGAACGAGTATGGAGTGAAGCCGGATATCAAACATTTTACTTGTATGGTGGACCTCTTGGGCCGTGCTGGGAAAATTGACGAGTCGTTAGAGTTAATAGATCATATGGCCGTTGAAAAAGATGAAGGGCTTTGGGGGGCATTACTCGGAGCGTGTAGAATTCATGGCCATGTAGAGCTTGCAGAAAAGGCAGCAAAATCCTTGATTGAATTGCAACCTCAAAATCCAGGACATTATGTTTTGCTTTCAAATATATATGCGAAAGCAGGTAAATGGCAAGACGTGGCCAAGATTAGGGAATTAATGACCCAtcagaaattgaagaaaattccTGGTTGGACATGGATTGAAGTTGATAACAAGATTCATCGATTTAGCGTTGGAGACCACACCCATCATCAATCAAAGGAGATATACGAGAAGTTGAAATGTCTGCTCGAGGAATTAGAGGCTGCTGGTTATGTCCCTGATACAAACTTTGTGTTGCATGATGTTGATGAGGAACTTAAGCTTGGAAACCTGTTCTCCCATAGTGAAAAGTTGGCTATTGCATTTGGCCTCATAAGCACACCTGAGCATTCTACTATTAGAATTATGAAGAACCTTAGAGTATGTGGTGACTGTCACACATTTTGTAAGTTTGTTTCTCAGATTACAAGTAGGGTGATTGTTGTTCGTGACGCAAATCGGTTTCACCACTTTAAGGAAGGTGCCTGTTCTTGTGGAGATTATTGGTGA
- the LOC104095741 gene encoding kinesin-like protein KIN-5C isoform X2, whose amino-acid sequence MSNKEKGVNVQVLLRCRPFSNDELRNNAPQVVTCNDYQREVAVSQNIAGKHIDRIFTFDKVFGPSAQQRDLYDQAIVPIVNEVLEGFNCTIFAYGQTGTGKTYTMEGECKRSKSGPNGELPQEAGVIPRAVKQIFDTLESQNAEYSVKVTFLELYNEEITDLLAPEDLKVALEDRQKKQLPLMEDGKGGVLVRGLEEEIVTSANEIFTLLERGSAKRRTAETLLNKQSSRSHSLFSITIHIKEATPEGEELIKCGKLNLVDLAGSENISRSGAREGRAREAGEINKSLLTLGRVINALVEHLGHIPYRDSKLTRLLRDSLGGRTKTCIIATVSPAVHCLEETLSTLDYAHRAKNIKNKPEVNQKMMKSTLIKDLYGEIERLKAEVYAAREKNGVYIPKERYYQEENERKAMADQIEQMGVSIENHQKQFEELQSRHDSQVQQCSDLTCKLDVTQKQLNQTSKLLAYTEEQLRQSQYTLKERDFIISEQKKAENALAHQACVLRADLEKSIQENASLFQKIAREDKLSTDNRSLVNNFQAELAKQLGSLSSTLATSVCRQTEHLQCVEKFCHNFLDSHDKAVLDLKRKINSSMALYISHFEAMQNVVRLHKATSNATLEEVSTLASSNSISTKEFLDAEAVEANSMFDELQSTLSTHQGEMAHFARELRQRFNDSTEHLTNVSAIIQRFFDKLLDESKRLEKHATTVDEIQTKSIAEFEKAYEEQSKSDAEKLIADVTSLVSNHMRRQKELVGARLVDLRETVSGNRTFLDGHVSSMEGITTDAKRKWQDFYMQAEGETKENADFSAAKHCRMESLMQKCVSTAETALKWWQSTHELVNDMGNQHVLTMHSVVRNICDNNEQHVTDFDSTRESAEEDVKRNSEDIIKSIDSLSGEERGSISGVLDTTSAHSETLDVLKKDHCMQSTSIEQIALETFQQKYMDYEPTGATPIRSEPDVPSKVTIESLRAMPMEVLLEEFRENNSFESFQVKEVKPSLIPRSPFSQINN is encoded by the exons ATgtcaaataaggagaaaggtgtaaATGTTCAGGTTCTGCTTCGTTGCAG GCCGTTTAGTAACGATGAGTTGCGGAATAATGCTCCGCAAGTGGTGACTTGCAATGATTATCAGAGAGAGGTCGCCGTTTCTCAGAACATTGCTGGAAAACACATCGATAGGATTTTTACTTTCGATAAG GTTTTTGGTCCCTCAGCACAGCAAAGGGACCTTTATGATCAAGCAATTGTCCCAATTGTCAATGAAGTTTTAGAGGGATTTAACTGTACAATTTTTGCTTATGGGCAAACTGGTACAGGGAAGACATACACTATGGAAGGTGAATGCAAGAGGTCCAAG AGCGGACCTAATGGAGAGCTGCCACAAGAAGCAGGTGTCATACCTAGAGCAGTGAAGCAAATATTTGATACATTGGAGAGTCAAAATGCAGAATACAGTGTGAAAGTTACATTCTTAGAGTTGTATAATGAAGAAATCACTGACTTGTTAGCCCCTGAGGATTTGAAAGTTGCTTTAGAAGACAGGCAGAAGAAACAATTGCCACTTATGGAAGATGGGAAAGGTGGAGTTCTAGTTAGAGGGCTTGAAGAGGAAATTGTGACAAGTGCCAATGAGATATTCACCTTACTTGAAAGGGGATCAGCAAAACGTCGAACTGCAGAAACCTTGCTCAATAAGCAATCAAG TCGGTCACATTCTCTTTTCTCCATAACCATACACATCAAGGAAGCAACCCCTGAAGGCGAAGAACTTATAAAATGTGGCAAGTTAAATTTAGTTGATTTGGCTGGTTCGGAGAACATTTCTCGCTCTGGAGCTAGGGAG GGTCGTGCAAGGGAAGCTGGAGAAATAAACAAAAGTCTACTCACACTTGGACGAGTGATTAATGCCCTTGTTGAGCATCTTGGGCACATCCCGTACAG AGATAGCAAACTTACGCGTTTGCTGCGGGATTCATTAGGCGGAAGAACAAAAACCTGTATAATTGCCACAGTGTCACCTGCTGTGCACTGTCTTGAGGAGACTCTGAGTACACTAGACTATGCACACAGAGCAAAAAACATAAAGAATAAGCCTGAG GTCAatcaaaaaatgatgaaatcaaccctCATCAAGGATTTGTATGGTGAAATTGAGCGGCTTAAAGCAG AGGTGTATGCTGCTCGTGAGAAAAATGGTGTTTATATACCAAAAGAGCGATATTATCAGGAGGAGAATGAGAGAAAG GCTATGGCGGATCAAATTGAACAAATGGGAGTTAGCATAGAAAACCATCAGAAG CAATTCGAGGAGTTACAAAGTAGACATGACAGTCAGGTTCAGCAGTGCTCAGATTTGACTTGTAAGCTTGATGTAACACAG AAACAATTGAACCAAACAAGCAAATTGCTAGCATACACTGAAGAACAATTAAGACAATCCCAATATACTCTGAAGGAGCGGGATTTCATCATCTCTGAACAAAAAAAAGCTG AAAATGCGCTGGCTCACCAAGCATGTGTTTTACGGGCCGACTTGGAGAAATCAATTCAAGAGAATGCTTCCTTATTTCAAAAAATTG CTAGAGAGGATAAACTCAGTACTGATAATAGGTCTCTGGTAAACAACTTCCAAGCTGAGCTTGCGAAGCAACTTGGTTCTCTTTCCAGCACATTGGCAACTTCAGTGTGTCGACAAACTGAACACCTCCAATGCGTTGAGAAATTCTGTCATAATTTTCTTGATTCACATGACAAG GCTGTCCTAGACTTGAAGAGGAAAATTAATTCTTCAATGGCCTTGTACATATCTCACTTTGAGGCTATGCAAAATGTAGTGAGGCTGCATAAAGCTACCTCTAATGCTACTCTGGAGGAAGTTTCAACTTTGGCATCTTCTAATTCAATTTCCACCAAAGAA TTTTTAGACGCAGAGGCTGTGGAAGCAAATTCAATGTTTGATGAACTTCAGAGCACTTTGTCAACCCACCAAGGAGAGATGGCACATTTTGCTAGAGAGCTCCGTCAG AGATTTAATGACAGTACAGAGCATTTGACAAATGTCTCTGCAATCATTCAAAGATTTTTTGACAAGCTTTTGGACGAATCAAAAAGACTTGAAAAGCATGCAACAACAGTTGATGAGATTCAAACGAAATCTATTGCTGAATTTGAGAAGGCATACGAG GAGCAATCAAAATCAGATGCAGAGAAGCTTATTGCTGATGTGACTTCCTTGGTCTCCAATCACATGCGTCGTCAAAAAGAACTG GTGGGTGCAAGGCTTGTTGATCTTAGAGAAACTGTTTCTGGAAATAGGACATTCTTGGATGGGCATGTATCCTCTATGGAAGGTATTACAACAGATGCAAAAAGAAAATGGCAGGACTTCTATATGCAAGCAGAAGGCGAGACCAAAGAAAATGCTGATTTCTCAGCTGCTAAACACTGCCGAATGGAATCACTCATGCAGAAGTG TGTAAGCACTGCTGAAACAGCTCTGAAATGGTGGCAAAGTACACATGAATTGGTTAACGACATGGGCAATCAACACGTCTTGACAATGCATTCGGTTGTCAG GAACATATGCGATAACAATGAGCAACATGTAACTGATTTTGACTCCACAAGGGAATCTGCTGAAGAAGATGTGAAAAGGAATAGCGAAGATATCATTAAATCTATTGACA GCTTGTCAGGCGAAGAGAGAGGATCTATATCTGGCGTTTTGGATACTACCAGTGCACACTCAGAGACCCTTGATGTACTTAAGAAAGATCACTGCATGCAGTCTACCTCCATTGAACAGATAGCCCTTGAAACTTTTCAGCAGAAGTATATG GATTATGAGCCAACTGGAGCAACACCAATTAGGTCTGAGCCAGATGTACCAAGCAAGGTTACAATTGAGTCGTTGCGTGCCATGCCAATGGAGGTTCTACTAGAGGAATTCCGAGAGAACAATTCATTCGAGTCATTCCAAGTAAAGGAAGTAAAGCCATCACTTATCCCACGATCACCTTTCTCACAGATTAACAATTAG